From the Juglans microcarpa x Juglans regia isolate MS1-56 chromosome 7D, Jm3101_v1.0, whole genome shotgun sequence genome, the window AGCAACATTCCATTCCTACGAAGGCACATTGCACCAGACGCATCCACTTTGGCAGCGACATCAACACCCCCAGATGGACTGTCTGCAGCATCTGGCTTAGAGAGTTTGGGGGCTGCTGCTACTTTAGGCTTAGGAGAAAAAATGTCAAGAGGAAGAAGTACTTTGTCCACTTGATATATAGCAAGCTGGTTATCTAAATATATTGTACCACCCAATGTGGTATTCACAAGGCCAGTTGAGATGTTCACTTGATTGCCGGCAGTGGTCACGTTTAGCGGGAACTCACCATCGCTAGCATCTCCAGCCTCTGTCGGCACTGGATTGCTCAAGGTCTGAAAGTTTGACAAAGCAACCATGGTATTCAAGATGTGAAATTGTATTAATTCTGTCTTTTGTAGGTCAGACAAAGAGTTTATAGTGCCTGCTTTGAGGTTTGAAAATGCACTATCTACTGGAGCAAAGATGGTAAACCCAATGTTTGAATTGTTGAGCTGCCCGAATAGTTGTCCTGCCACTCCAGTGCTCTTTAATAGGCGGATAAATACCGAGTAACCATGAGCCTTCGTTAGGATTTTGATGATGTCGGTAGGACCTTTTTGTTTGGGGACTTGGGCAGACTGGACTGGGGCATTTGCTGGCTGGGTTGGGGGCGTGGCGGCCGGGGTTGGTGGTTTAGCGGGTGCAGTTGGGGGAGTGGTTGGTTGAACTGGAGCAACAACGGGTGGTGATGGAGCCGCAGTCGGTTGGGCTAAAATTGTAACGCTATGGAAGAGAAAAACAAGTACAACTGAAAGGACAAAGAGAGCCTGTCTGATCATctttgtagttcttgatatgtGGATGGCCGTGTTTAGCTTAGGTGATTTGCAAATGCAGGAGTGGTGCTTGAGGGGCTTGATGAGTGGGGGAAGGGAGGATATGGCTTTTATGGAGGCTGAGAGAGAGTGAATTTAGGTGAAAAGGTTCAAATCTCGTTGCAAATCCGTAGCTATTTGCAGCTTATCTGTCTTGGAAAGGTAGAGGAATCTATGGATAGACGTGGGACAGATATTGTTGTTTCAGCAACTAGTTTGCTTGGAAAGGCAGGAAAATAGAGAGGGGATCTCAAATGTTTGTGCAGGTAAACAAGAGATGCATATCATTGCTTTTGCTTTCGCATATGATTACTGATCTTAATTAGCTGTAAAGGCTCATTTGCTTGCTCTCAACATCCTATTGGAAAAGTAGAGAAGAAAAGAGACTTGGATCATCTAGCTAGCTGCGCCTAAATTCTTATCCCGTTGATAATTCATCAAATTTAGCAGTACATTGATGGGGTTAGAGCTAGCCACGCCAAATCTCAGTTCAACTCAATTACCAATTAAAGGGAGGGAGGCATGCTGCAAGCCTGCATGCTTCTTAATTGTGAGTATCATGAGTACATAACCTATTCCACCCAATTAGCTAgacaactttttaatttaaaattatatatatatatatgtcatgttgGGAACATAACATAGAAGAAAGTAAtttaaactaaaagaaaaataataatttttttccttgcacCATATCATGATGAGATAATGACATTGGTGTTtttagcagattttttttatttgtcctTATTCTTAAAGTCATCATGATTTTGGTGACACGTCGTACGGATACCTGAAGATTTCCAATTAAGGAAGTACTCACGATGATCCAGTGCCATTAATATTTCTGGAAAATAAATACAACGTATAGAttctataatattaatttacgGATCcataattattctcattaaacttttttattaaGTAGATTAAACTttacattacattacaataTATGAGATCCGTATCTTGACTTTTGTTAAAGCTGTGAACCGAATGCAAATATGCGTactactacaaaaaaaaatagatttttgtgattaatttattataattaaaagactattttataaatagttattttattaaaattaaatattttcttatagtatACATAGACATTTAGTTATATTCGAATTCGTATATgggtttatatataatacagtcCAGATCATATCCGATTGGGTTAACCTAGTTATAATACGGACGGATATCCAGTTATAAAATTTGAGTATTCGGTCGTTGtaccaaatatttcattttttcaaaaaataaaatttaaaaataagggcgacttacaaacaaaaaatgacGTGTcgttttatctataaaataattttttgaaatataaaattttgttacgGATATAGGAATTAATCCAAAACCTGtgttatataatcattaccCACATCCATATATATGCGACTGATACGAAATCCGGATTGCCACCCGAATGATCCCAATTTTCCGAATTCCGGACTGCACCAGAAAGAAAATTGGCCACAGGCCCACAGTTTTTTGTATGTGATCAGAAATTTGGCTTCAAATCTTCCCAAAGATTTAAAACCAATTTTGATTTGGAATTAGTTTTAGCCTACATGAATAGTAAATTTATGTCACTAATTTGAAGATGATTTTGCCACTAaagttatttctctttctaacttttatatatatatatatatatatatatatatatggttagaTAATAATACTCACTTACAATTacaaagaaataagaaatagtGTTCTCTACCAGTTGAAGATCGCAAATTATCCTTCGTTCGATAGAACTGGCATGATCATCTTTAAATTAAGGGTGCCTCTCAATATATCTTGCAttgcaattaattaaatttcttttatttatcttccttattcattttcatatctttgattttttgttaAGCAACATTTAATAAGTTAATTAAAATCTCTGTTCAAACAGTTCTGAAAGCCTTAATTTCCTACTATGCTTTTAAGgttatctttcaattttctatcgtttttttttttattaattatcttcCTCATTAACCATTAATTAACATGCATTAATTAAAATTCTTGGCATTTTTCTCTAGCTAGCAAGAATgcctttatttttaaatacatggaattatatattttggaaataattaaatttattagaagtagattttatcaattttttgttcCTATGAATATGGGAGGAAGCGtgtatagaaaattttatttgattagtTCATCTAGATGActgaataactaaaatatatttaaattaggTCTTTTTATTATTGGCTTATATATAGGAGAAGTCAAGCATGTCATGTTTTCCAAACTAGCCATCTGTGTATATTGGTGACTTTTCTTGAGATACACTCTCAAAGGAGAATATCATTTcccttttatttatatatatatatatatatatatataggaatgcTATCAGCTCCTCTTTACTTCCACACcttacatttataattttttcataagatgtgggaTGTTTTTTATAGGGAATGAGGGCTTTTATATAGGGTTTGGAATATAGGATGGTGAATATATAATagctgatgagaataatttttcatatatatatatatattaagagtaATAATAGacgtataacttttttttactttttatatagttatattttaaattgaaaatattcttataaaaagatcttaatttataaaaatgtctacgTTTTAAAGTATGTAACAAGTGATCAgcaaatagaaacaaaattataaagtaCTTCAAAAGTGAAATATTACAATTATTTGAAAACACATGCTGACAGTGACGACTACTCAATCCAACGCAACAAGTTAATCACAGAGTTCTAGACAATTGATCATGTACTCACCCAAAAATACATATACtgcatcttctttttttctctatagCATAGATAATGCAGCAACAAAAACAGAAACTCCGACAGACACCATTACTGCTTGTTCTGTGAATCTCACTGCATCAGAATTAACCACTGTAGAAGTAGTAGTAGCACTAGTACTGCTCTCTGGACTGCCTGCTGTCTTCTTCTTAGCCTTAGGTTTTGTTGGGGCCGGTGCTGGTGCTGGTACCGGAGGCTTTGCGACAAAAATATCCAAAGGAAGAAGAACTTTGTCCACTTGATAAACAGCAAGCTGATTATCAGAATATACTGTACCGCTCACTGAGGCATTGACAAGACCAGTCGAAATGTTTACTTGGTTTCCGACTGAGGTCACATTTAATGGATAATCACCAGGGTTGGTATCTCCTGCCTGTGTTCTCAATGGGTTGCTCACGGTTTGGAAGTTTGCCAAAGAATAATAAGTGGGTAAGGTATGAAACTGTATGAGACGGATCTTTTGTTCGTCGCTGAGAGAATTTAGAGTACCCGATTTAAGGTTTGAAAATGCAGCATCGTTTGGCGCAAAAAGAGTAAAGCCATTCTTTGTATCGTTGAGTTGCCCTTTGATTTGGTCAGCCACTGCAGTCCTCTTTAAAAGGCGGATTAGGATTGTGAAACCGCCGGCTTTTTGGAGGATTTTGGTGACGTCTGGAGGGCCAGGTGGTGTCGGGGCTGATGCCGGGGCATTGGCAGGCTTAGCCGGGGCCACGGCTGGCAAGGCTGGGGCCTGAGCTGGCTGGCCTAAGGTTGTGGTGCAGTActgaaaaaaacaaacaagtagAAGAGACTGAAAAAAACAACTACAAACCTGCAGCTTGCCCATCTTTGCATGCATATTGGTGGTATGTGTTTCGCTTGGGAAATTTATGAATGCAATATTGGTAAGTAGTTGAAGGAGTGATTGATATGTGCTGAAGGGAGAAGATCATGAtggcttttatatatatattatggctGGCAGAGGGTGAATAATTTAGGTGAAAGGGTACATGAATCTTAATTAGTTGCAAAACCTCGATTATTAGATGTAGCAGCCCATCTTTCTATGATTGGTGGGAGTGTGAATGGATAGAATCAGAGATTTGCCGTTTTAGCAACTAGTTTTCTTGTAAAGGCAGCAATAAACATAggatgtaacgccccaaacccgggtggcttggagaattactacctgtcactcataaacatgtctcccaacacatccaaaggataatctccaacaacttcataaatgaaaatcaatctcaaatcttctcaataatctcattataaactccacacaatctttaatgcaataataataaatcaaaggggtccataacttcccgatagtcataacaaaccaactaaatatttcataaatcttactaaactcaagacataaataaaacccaaagatattaaaactaagaacaccagaagtccttcttctaccaacatctcctcagctttagacacaaagagcattctaatccaggtcctcatttggactcaccacatcatctgaaaaatattataatgatagggggtgagtcatcaacaactcagtaagcagaagtcatatgctagcgtgcaaacatgagcatttatcaaggagagtatgcagaacaaaatatttttccagagttatcatgcagaacagaacatattttcaaaataacagagcgatggttttaaaacaagtaaaacccatggtactttggcataacataaactgagtatcatcatcaaatcaaaacagagcagagaccatgtttcacccccgtggtagggttgtgctaaccccggtggccaaaccaggcagagacagaggtgaaatctttcctttattcttctcggagccccaagtgtgcacacaagaaagaccacaataaagccactttgtttccaaagtgggtgcactcagagacagagaagttggtaccaacccaaacagagcagagcataacagagcagagcaaagtagagacagagtcagatacaaaaaccagtacaccatgccaaaggttttcaaatgttatatcaaaataatacagagtaccgaaacagaatcagacagtttaccgacactgaacacaaaagtcagaacatctttctaaataaatgtacagcttttcatattctcaatatcgctcatttttcagatttcaaaaaccacatgacagaatatagctcatgtctacacaatgcatgccagaacatatttttcctttttcgtacagatttcatgagtatgcagatgagtgaccgaggttgatctttattttcacaagttcccaacacaacacaaaatatgcaaagttttcagaaaatcaacctcagtcttattaacttgtataaaacctagcataggaaccccgcttacctgactcctgcagcgtattatctatgacttgaatacgatctctatccgtctcgccacctattcataagataatataaactaaatattaaagtccaacaatacacaattggtcttaaacaactcaagaactcaaactctagaccataattcaacgagtttaatcaaacttaactagccaaataacaatccggacagcccacacttcgacccaaaatattctatactaaactcagtacgttggctataagtggagactgattcggaactgaaaaagtgtttgctgaaagttggctcgacagttggctcgagccaagttcgctcgacagtccgctcgagcgaaggcaagtcagagaggttcgctcgagtctcgctcgacactccgctcgagctaaaacaagacagagaggttcgctcgagtctcgctcgacactccgctcgagcgaatgcaagtcaaagaggttcgctcgagtctcgctcgacactccgctcaagccaatgctcatttggctgttcgctcaaATCGTGCTCGacagtctgctcgagcgaagtacgcagattttgccaacaaaaccagtttacactacacaaagcactcttctttccattcccaactccataacataaagtatgaactaacacttccaaatattttctccaccaccagtccaacaattccactacaatgaaacttcaaataatccaaacctaggacaaacaccaacccgaaatactcaccacgcaacaaccagaaaaactcacaaaaactactcaaactcacagccaaaacagatattgcatcaaaaagaagataaaccaaacccaaaactaagaagcagaaatcgcacggttacagaaggagaaaccgatacttggatgagaaagaaacccttaccaatcgaaaatggaggggatgcgaattgatgcccgtgagttgcagacggaaaccaaaatgcagaaatggaggaaaaacagagtatagcagacggcaacactcgggaaaccagaagcaacgcagcaacagaaatccacgtgaggaggtctagggcatgggattcggaaactcaaactaatgccagtaaccagaaacaaagatgaaatcaaaaagagaagagggagacgtGGGAGATGTGGGAGACATGGGAGACGAGAGAGAGTTGCTGgagaaacttaaataataactgaaaatgcgaagagaaagggagaaagtgaCGGAGATGGAGGAAGAGAACTACTAACCTCCCTAAAACGACGCCGCTTGGTGGTCTCACTAAGCACtgaaatggctgggccatttccaCGCACGGTTCCAAGCCACTTTGACAAAGAAACTGGGCCTTACATAGGAGATCATCATCTGAAATGTGTCACATTG encodes:
- the LOC121238070 gene encoding fasciclin-like arabinogalactan protein 12, which encodes MIRQALFVLSVVLVFLFHSVTILAQPTAAPSPPVVAPVQPTTPPTAPAKPPTPAATPPTQPANAPVQSAQVPKQKGPTDIIKILTKAHGYSVFIRLLKSTGVAGQLFGQLNNSNIGFTIFAPVDSAFSNLKAGTINSLSDLQKTELIQFHILNTMVALSNFQTLSNPVPTEAGDASDGEFPLNVTTAGNQVNISTGLVNTTLGGTIYLDNQLAIYQVDKVLLPLDIFSPKPKVAAAPKLSKPDAADSPSGGVDVAAKVDASGAMCLRRNGMLLSIGVAMAAFFMVKGT
- the LOC121238355 gene encoding fasciclin-like arabinogalactan protein 12 codes for the protein MHAKMGKLQVCSCFFQSLLLVCFFQYCTTTLGQPAQAPALPAVAPAKPANAPASAPTPPGPPDVTKILQKAGGFTILIRLLKRTAVADQIKGQLNDTKNGFTLFAPNDAAFSNLKSGTLNSLSDEQKIRLIQFHTLPTYYSLANFQTVSNPLRTQAGDTNPGDYPLNVTSVGNQVNISTGLVNASVSGTVYSDNQLAVYQVDKVLLPLDIFVAKPPVPAPAPAPTKPKAKKKTAGSPESSTSATTTSTVVNSDAVRFTEQAVMVSVGVSVFVAALSML